The Equus asinus isolate D_3611 breed Donkey chromosome 14, EquAss-T2T_v2, whole genome shotgun sequence genomic sequence GCCACCAAGACCAAGTCAAAGACAGAGTCCAGCCAGGCCAGATTCCACTGGATGAAGGATGAGGACCCCAAATCTAAAGAGGCAGGGCTGGACATCTGGCTGTGACTATCAGCAACAGTGGGAGCAGGACGGAAAAGAGcattgggatcctgggtgtgggctcGAAGGTCAGTGCCCGAAGGCAGGACACGCAGCTGTGGGGGGTTGGGGTCCTTGAGGGGTTGAGGATTCCCTCTCTTGGTCCTCATCTCTGGGGGAATGGGGAGGCCAAAGTCAAACCATAGCAAGTTGCGCGCATAGTGGTCCCCGCGGGCCCCAGGCCGGTAGAAGGCTCGAGGATTGGCCAGGAAGGCAGCCAGGGATGGCGCTTTGCGGAAGGCTGATGAGGTGGATTTATAGTAGGAAAAGGCAGAACGGGCCAGAGCCGCTGGGTCTCGGacaatggaaaagaagaagcTGTCGGAAGGCATGACCTGAAGTACCtgcagaggagagaaaacagacGTAGGGAGAAGAACTGGGCCAGAAGAGCAAGCCCAGTGCCCACTGATCCCCCAGCCCTCTCAAACCTCCTTCTGACAGCTCTGCTGGCAACCCCCGGCTTTCTTCACTAGCTGCACAGCTCTTGGGCAAGGTGCTTAACATCTCTGAGACCCAGTctgctcatctgcaaaatggggatcatCCTATCTTCCTTCCCAGGTGATTATGGAGGTTACATGAGATGAAGGATATGAGGGAACCTGGACCGTGGGAAGCTCCTAGACAACATTAGTTTCCTTGGGCCTTTCTGGCTGCCGTGGTCAGTAGAACCTCTAGAAACTAAACTTTGTATTCACTTCTCCAACAAAAATCTCTGAAGTGCCTACCCTGGGACTCTTGGTCACAGCTCCAAGAAAGGAACTGGCCTCAGGCCTCCTCAGGGGGTCACTGGCAGCaaagggggaggagaagaggcaACAATACAGCTGTCTCAGGTCTAGGCATCAGATGGGCAGGCCAAGCTCAGGATGGCCGAAGGACACTTCTAGGGCTCCTGGGCATCTTGGAGAGCAAAAGACACCCCTGCAGTGGGCACTGGGAACCATGGCCACACAGTAGGGTGCTGCCCTGAGGCCTGGGACATGTGATCCCACTTCTCAGCAAGGAAGAATTGAGCTGAGCCACACCCTAACGTGGTCCTGCAGGCAGAGCCACATCAGAACCCAGCTCCCGGGGTCCCTGAAGTTTCTGCCTCTGAACGCGGCTTTCTTCCTTGAACCTGACTCTCTGACATGATGTCCTCCAGCCCGCTGTGCTAATATGGGCATGCCTGCAGGGCAGAGCTTGTGAACTGCGTGGCTCTTTGAAGGCATGGGAGAACAGTGCAGAGCACAGTCTGTGGCATCACGTGGACCCAGAATAAAATCCCAGTTCAGCCATTTaccagttgtgtgactttgggcaggttattgaacttctcagagccttcatTCCTCCATCTCTAATTCTGGGTTAACACTTACCTTGAACGTGGAAGTGCATGGAATATGGTAGGTATTCAATGAATGGTGGTGACGATGAAGCTAATCATCCTAACCTCTGGAGAAAACTGCCTCAAAGCTCATTGTCATTGCCTCACTCCCAACATGGCCCCTCCCTGTCCATTAGATCACATCCAGCCTACACACACTTACTCCCTcttagacacagacacacacacgcccacCATGTCTTTCTTGATGTTTTGCTCCTTCTAGAAGTTCTAATATTCTCCTTACTACAAAGTTATATCCACCCTTTCCTTTACAACCCACCTCTCCCCAGAAAGCCCACCTCTTTTGATGAATATTCTCCCTGCAGTTCCAAATATaaatgcacacaggcacacatgccACAGAAAGTGCTTCAAATTTGGAGCAGAtgagcctgggttcaaatcctagctcagcCACTTTCTGTTAACAGAGGCCAGTCACTTAGCCTGTCCAAGACCCAATCTCCTCCCTATATAATGGAGACACTTACAGTATCTTCCTGGCAAGGTGATGGTAAGATTAGCACCCAGCACTCAAGAAGTATTTGCTAAAAGTTAGTTCCTTCCCTGTATGTTTTCATTGGCAcattgattttcttcttccaaGAGCTCTCAGGTTCCTGTGTGTGTTACAGATGACGCGAGTGTGTGCTCTCGTCTCCCCCTTTAGAACTGAGGCTAGGGGTGTGGTCAGGACTTGGCTAGGGCTTGGCATATAGCTGATCCTCAAAATCTAGCAGACATGGTGAGggcagtgagaggaagagaggtcAGAAGGCAGTGGCTGAGCCGGGCCGCTGGTAGTGTCAGTGGAAGGGGCAAAGAAGGGCAAGGGGCACCTGGAGGGAGAGTTAGGGGGAGGTCAGAGTTGGCAGGACACTGACACTCATGGGATAAATTGGTCAAGGAGAGAGACTACTGTAAGCTCCAgatgggaggaggcaggacttCAGCTCCCAGAAACTACTGGGGAAGGGACAGCTGAGGAGAGGTGCACAGGAATCTCACCTTTGTGGCCCCCATGCCCAACTTTTAGGTGAGATGATGCCTGGGGGGCCCCCAGGCCTGGGGCCTCCTCCACTGGTGGTCTCGGCCGCAGGACGGAGCCCATCTCTCTCCAGTCCCACCCACCCCCTCTACACCCCTCACCTCTTTCAGGTTGAACCtcatgtgatgacagaggatgTGGAAGGGGGGCTGGGTGCCTCCACCCTGAGGGCGGTAGCCTTTGACTCGAGAGGCCTGGAAAAGCCTTGGGTAGCCGAACTGGTAGCGGGCTGGGAGGGCGAAGCGCAGCCCGTGTCGGTCCCCGTAGCGATGAAGCAGGCTCAGCACAGAGCTGCTCCCGGATTTATGCGTCTTCAGGAACACAAGTCGCTGCCGAGGTGGGCAGGACGGAACAGCTGGTCccggggatggggcccagggctgTTGGAGCTGCAGCCCTGGTAGCCTGGGGAGAGACAGCAGGGGAAGTGTCCTGTTCCTTACCAGCAGGTGGATGGGGTGTCTTGTGGAGCAAGGACAGAGGACAAGGAGCCTCTTCTGAGTCCCCAAGAGTCACAGCCCCAGGTGGGATGGGGAGGAGCAAATGGGGAGCATCTAGGGGACGTTGGGACAAGATGGGAACTCACCTCCTCTGGAAGGGGCCCCCCCAGAGTTGGAGGGCAAATCCGATGGTCATGAGGACTCCCAGAGCCACCCCCAGGCTCCGAGGCCCCCAGCGGCGCATGGTCCTGGTAGAAGACAGAGGGCCCATGTGGCACAGGGAAGGGTGACTCTACAGAGGGACAGGGCAAAGGCCAGGCACAGAGGCGGAGACAGCTTGAGACTGCCGTGCAGCCGTGGAAGGCGCCGGTTCGAGATCGGGGGGTCATTCCCCAGGCCTGCTCGCAGCCCTGGTTGAGTCTGCCCCCTGAGTTAGCAGATTTTTGCCTCTGTCAGCGTCTAGAAGGGAaatgaggggaaggaggggggatCTAAGGAGAGGGTAGAGCCTTCTCTCCTGCGGCTGTAGCTGAGACCTAATTCAGGGAGGAaaacggggtgggggggggggacgggGTGGGCGGCGGGAGATCTCTCCACGCAGATCTTCCGGGTGGTCCCACAACTACTCTGCTGTCAGCCTCCAGTTCCCCCAACCCCCATCTACAGtttctccctgagcctcagagcTTTCGAAGGGAAGGGGAGAAACACTGAAGACCCTGTAAGAAAGATCTGATTGATCTACTCATACGACAGTGAGGTGGCGATCGCCAGGCCCCTGGCTTCCTCCTGAGCTCCTCTGTCTGTGACAGATGGGGATGAAGAGCCCCATCCGGAGGCTGAGAGGGGCAGCCATAAGGAGGGAATGAGGGTCAGACAGGGCACCAGCTGATAAAACCAGGGAGGTTAGACTACAGGGGTGACTTTATAATGAGCAAGAGTAAGCTATCCCTTCGTTGTAAACTCAGGCacctctccttttcccctctcaGCACAGGGCAGAACCAGGGTgtgaggggctgagggagaggtGGGTTGCTTAGGAAACCCAGATCCCTCGACACGCACCCACACAGCCCCATCCCCACTTTCCAACCCCATCAATGCACCCAGAGGAGATTgagagggtggggctggagagagagagagagagacaaacccTGTGACACAAAGATATGGAGAGAAAGACGCAAACACTGAGCTTCGGAGTTCCTTCCCAGGCCCCAGCTTCCAAATCAACTGGGAGTCCCGACCCGCCCCTTCAGATTACAACCCACAGCCTCGGGCCACGGCTGCTCCAACAAGCCCCGACAGCCCCTTCTAGGATCAGCCAGGGGTGACCCCAGGCAAAAGAGAACCCACACTTGCTACCTAGAGACCCGCCCCCTCTGGCATCTTCCCCAATTCCCTCCCCCCAATACAGCCCTCAGGAGCCAGCCCCGCACTGGACTCCTTCCTCTGTCCGGATTTCTTCTATTCCTTCcatccatctctgtctcctcccaTTACCCCTATTCCAACGCTCTGTCCTTTTCAGATCTGATGAGTGCTCAGTCTGTCACCAGCCCTTTGTTGGCCCCCTCCAGGGTTCTCTCTGTGAAACCCCCAGGTCTCCTCCCATAAATTCTAGAGTCCCTCCACTGGCCGCGGCCGTGGCTTCACTTGCCCACTCACCAGGCCACCTGAGGAGCCGCTGGGAAATCAGGTCTGGCCCTCTCGCCTGCCCCAGCCACCGCCCAGCTCCTCACTCTGCTCAACTTTCCCCATAAACTTTCTCAGCGCCCaagctcctcccctctccctccctttgtcCCGCCAGTCCCTGCAGCTGCTCAGGCTTTGATCGCGCCTCTgggtctctccctccctgcaTCTTTCCCTCTCCACCAGGACACCCAGCCCGCCCTTGGAAGACGCCACTTCTACTCTCCTTTCACACTTAGGAATCAATTATACCTGCTTCTCTCTGATTTCTGCAGAACAAAAGACTCATTCAGgcgagagaaagaaaggaaggagaaagttgAAAGCCGACCTTGTCAAGGACATTACAAGGTAGCCAGAGGCTGACACACAGAGAACAGGGGCCCCAGCCCAGAAGGCGGTGGGCAGTGGAGCAGTAATATTAATGATGTCTTGGGTTCCAAAAGAATTTTGCCAGTGACAAGGTGCTTCCTCACACAGTTCCTATTCGGTCCCCAcacatctccccattttacagatgaaggtgCTTGGCCCCAGAGGGCAGACAACTTGCCCAAACTCAATCCCAGGGGACAAGTTCCAAGAGAGGCACAAAGCAGGCAGAGACCATCACAGAGGCTCAAGGGTCTCTGCCAGGAGCCCGGGCTCAGGGAGGGATACGGACGGAACAGAAAGTCACACATGAGGTCCAATAAATTAGCCATTTATTTGCAGAATAAACACTGAAACGTGAAATGGGGAGGCTTGTGAAGTATGTGGATGGCAGAGGTTATAAGATGAGccccccccatttttttttttttttttggtattttagtTTAAGAATTCGATACAGGAAAAACTCAATAGAACCCAGGCCCATAGATCTTGACATGCTATTCACACAcacccagccccctgccctgcaCCCTGTCAGCACccagctttgtctttttttgagaccaagtgcccccacccctccccacctccaactTCCTTCAAACCCCACCCCCCAACTGCAAGTCTAAATCTCGTCCCTTTCTCCTTGTTAGGGCTGACCACCAGCCCAACTTAGAGGCTTAGCTGGAGAGACCACACCTCCTTCCTAGATAAATACCCCCATCCCCCCAGCCCCAGAtaccaaatgaaaaaataaatattgtgaaCACCCCCACCAACCCACCAGTGGGTATCTCCTGGATTTGGGGCCCCAGCCGTTCGCCCAAAAAGTCCCTTCCCTAACCCTCTCTGCAGTCCCCTTCGACTCCTCCCCAGACCCAgctgaggggggaggaggagaagggccaTGAACCCTTCTGATGCTAGGGCACCCTTCCCCTGTTATCGAGGTCCGAGCAGGGCCAGGGCTgagaggaagagaatgaggaTGGGTTGGGTGTGAAAACCAATGGACGTCCCCCCAGTCCTGCTCTTGCCCTGGTTGTGGCGGACAATGACACCTCCTCCTTTGCCCCCAGCACCGTCCCTTCGAGGAGGGCGAGGAGGCCGGGCTGGGGGGGCCACAGCTGCTGCCCCGGCCATCCAGTCATCTGCATAGTGTCCCTCTCCAGAGCCACTGCCGTCCTCATCTACAGGGAGGGACAGGATCAGAGATAGACAGGATGGAAAAGCCAGGCAGCagcagacagagggagacagagagacacaaatagggagaaagagaactcaagatagagacagagaaagagagagagacaagtagatagatggagggtgggaggagggaggaagtgagtgacaggaaggcagggagagagatgAGACAGCCATGGAAATGAGAGAAGGCGATGGGAGACAGGACAAGAGACAGTGAGACAGAGCCagaaaaaagagacagacagacagatgaggAGAGAGGATAAACAGGAAAAGACAGGGAAAACAGACGTACAAAGCAGCAGCCAGCAGatgggaagaggggtggggggacGAGAGACAAAGacagtgggagagagaaaaaaatgaatgtgcaTGCCTTGCTTCTCTGGCAAACTTTCCCTTGGGGAGCGAGCCCAATGGCAACCCTTCTCCATTTCCCCGCTTCCCCCAGGTTGCCCGCCCTCCCCCACCTTTGCCCACTCTAAGAAGCTTCCCGCTGTTCTGTAAGAATGTTTTTGGTGTCTCCCGCACTGGACTGTGAAGTCAAGGATAGAGACCCTCTCACTGGTCTGTCTACTCCTCACCTTTGAGGTGAGCGCtaaaagaatgagagaagaaaggaatgatAACTGAGCAGAGATGAGAGGGGAGGGGCTCGGGAGGCAGTGGGCGTGGCCTGGAGCCTGAGGGTGGCCGGGTCCAATCGCGGGAAGCCGGGAGGAGCCAGGCCCTCAGGGCTTCCCCGGGGCTCACCCCAGTCCTCCAGTTCCAGGTCGCGTCCCAGGGCAGCCGCCCTCATCCTGGTCGTGGCCGCGCGAAGCTGCAGCCGCCGCCTCCGCGTCTGGAGGTCGGGGCTCGAGGATTCCACATCCAGCTCTGGGTTGTCGAGCTGCTCGGTCAGGGAGCCCCCGACCACGGGCGACAAGTACCTGCGAGCAGAGCATCCCCGAAGGttcccgcccggccccgcccggccGCCCCCGGAGTCGGCCTcgtccgcccgcccgccgcgcgcCCGGCTCTCACCGGCCCCGCCCGGCTCCGGTCCAGCAGGGCGCCGCCTCCTGCGAGATGTCCGCCGCCATGCGGGGGTCCCCGCACACCGTCAGGGGCAGCCCGGCCCAGAAGCCCCTCAGCCGGCCCAGCCGCTCGCGGAGCTCCCACACCTGCGCAAGCAGAGAGAGCGGGCGAGCTGGagcgcgcgcccccgccgccgccccgcgcgcgccccgcATTCACCAGCACTCACCAGCCGGGGCAGGCTGGTGCCCGCAGCCGTCGTGGGCCGCTCCTCCTCCGCCGCCGCCCCCGTCCAGAGCCGGCCCACCTCTTCCCGGGGCGCTGGGGCTCGGCGGGCACGGGCCGGCGCCGGCGGTGGGCTCCCGCATTCCTGAAACACCTGCGGCCCAGGGAAGAGACCCCACAGTCACCCCACGATGAAACCCACACTGTGTCCCGACTCCAACACTCCAAGCTCCCTAGACACCCTACAGTGTCTCCCTGACACCCCACGCTGTCCCTCCACCCCAGGCCCTCACCTCCACCCTTCTCTCTCCTGTACTCGAACTGACACCCCAATATGATCCCCCCCACCCCTCAGGCTGACGGACGCTCCCCCCTTCTCATGGCCCATGTACCTGGGCTGACACACCCACACTGTTTTCTTGCAGATACATCAAACCTTCTGAGATCTTCACCCCAATAGACTGGGCTGCCAGCTCAAAGGAAAAGGGGCCCTGGAGCTTCTCAGCCAGGAAGAGGAGACCATCTtgaaggagggggagaaagagaaagggtgagatgaggggccagccagggAGACACTTGCTGAACCAGGATGTTCCCACAAATCCTGACCCAGGCCTTGGAGGGAAGCAGCAAGGTGCTGGATGGGGTAAACTCACATGGGAAGAGCCCCCCTCATACTTCCCCCTCAATATGGCTTAAAATTCCCTCCCCAgtccacccccacccaccccctacACAGACAGCCCTCCCAGGCTTTCCTGAATTCCCGCACCCAGATAGGCCCCCCAGTCAGGATCCATTCCCTGGCTGGTCAGACAGCCATGGGCCACATTGAGGCAGAAGCCGCGGCAGGGCGGCAGCGAGGGGATCCCCCGACAAAGTGGGCAGCCTGTCAGACGCATCACAGCCCGCTTGCAGCCGTCGGACATCGGCACCTGggggcagagagcagggctgTGTCATCCACAAACACCGTGGCTGCCCTCAGCCAAGCTTGGTGCTGGGCACCAAGCACATCCCATCCCACCTTCCCCAGGCTCTATAGGGAGAGCTGGATGCGAACGTCTAATGTTGCTGACCCCATATGGCAGCAGGTGAGACCCCAAGACTGCCATAGATCTGAGGAGGGAGGTTCCTAGATGCCAGGATGCAGGTACTGCTGGCTTGGGAGGGATGAAAGTAGAGAGACAGTGGGAGGTCTGAGAAAAGGTTCAAGGACAAGGGTGAGCCCATCCTGTTGGGGAGAGGAGACAGAGTgcaggaggtgaggctgggaggtaaaggggtggggggtgggagggggaccTTGAAGGCCAAGCCAGGAATGTGGCCTTCAGTAGCAGGGAAGGGGGAGCCACTGAGGGGTCCTGGAGGAAACCAGCGGGGCCAGCCCTCTAATCCAGGGCTGCTAAAGAAATGAGCAGGCCCCCAGAGGCTAGTAGGGAGTATGAGTCatcagagggcaggagagggtcAGAGGTGGGAGGAGGTCATAGATTTAGACACAAGGGAGACTGCAGTCCAGCCTCCTCCTTCCTAATTTACCCTGGGAGGCCAGGGCCTTGAGCTGATATTGGAAGgcccccagcctctcctgccagCTGTGCCTGTCTCTTCCTCATGGGGCCTTTCCTacttctgcctctccctccctggatCCTGCCCACACTCAGACCCCCTCTAACCTTAAGTGCTTCGCTGACCACATTTCTTCCGGTCTCCAGGCCCTGGATAAAGGCCCGGGCAGCCACCAGGGCCCGGGTtatctgggggaggggaaagaaggtGGGAAAAAACACAGGGTTGTTGTGGGTTAGTCAAGACTGGGGCCAGGTGACTGTACCAAGGGGATGGGCAGTGGGGATTAAGTTTGTGGAGTTGTCTTGGGGTGGTTAGGAGTGTCAGGTGGTACGAGGAGGCAGATTCAAGAGGCTCAAGGAAATTATAGTCTAGAAGGATCAAGGGTAACTGGGCTTGGGAAGAGCTGAAGGAATTGTGTTTTACAGGGCTTGGAAACAGAGGGATTGTGTATCAGCACAAAGACTGAACTTGAAGCCAGAATACCTGGGTGTGAGACACAGCTCTACCACTTACGGGCTGTGAGACCTCAACCTCTGggaggctcagttttctcatctgtaaaatagggatactAATAGCTACCTTGCAGAGTTATGatgacaattaaatgagatactataaGTAAAAATCCTTCTCACACATTAAGTGCCTAATTCACATTTAGTTCAACCAGAAGAAGTCAAGATATTAGGATTAGGGAGGAGTTGGCAGAAAGGTGGCTGGGGGTCAAGAGCAGGTGAGTGGGTCAGTAATTTGTGTGAAACTAGAGCACAGAGTAGGGGAGGGGGGTATCCAATTAAAGGAGACCAAGGAGCGCTGGGTCAAGCAGAGGTGACAGGGGCTCAAGATAAGGGCACTAGGTCAGAGACGGCTGCCATGCAGGATGGGGGGATCGCCAGGTCAGGGGTGACTGGGGCGCAAAAGGCTCATTGGGTTGGAAGTGAGTGGTGCACAGTTCAGAGATCACTAGGTCAGAGGTGGCTGAAGCTCAGGCCTTGGGGCCCCTCACCTGCAGGCGGAGGCGGCGGGGTGAGTCCCCGAAAGGCTTCAGAGAGTCATCAGCAGAGGAGGCGAAGCGCGTGAGGCAGAACAGGTAGTCAGGGGAGAAGATGTACTGTGGGTGCAGCAGGGGAAACATTCTCTCCAGGAGCTGTGCCCAGAAATCCACCAAGGCATCATCTAACCCCTCACTGGACCTCTCATAGTAATCCCGCAGCCGAGAGAACAGGCCACTGAATAAGGCGCTGTACTGGGAATACAGGCGGCCATAGGAGCGGTGGAAGAGCAGGGCCAGGGAGTGCTCAGATGATGAGAGCATCTCCCGAAAAGCCTCTGTGGCAAATGCAGAGAAAGGGGTATGAGGTGGGGTGAGGCCAGAGAAGGATAGaaaagggcagaagcaggaagagatggggaaggggagagaagagaaaagacaggTGAGTTAGAAACTGAGCAACTCTCTGAGACCTGGGCAGACTGGGAATGGGGGGACAGAATGCTAGAgagagcctggggtggggagagggggctaAGCCAGGACCGGGGTGCCTTAGGGATGGAGTAGGGAGTGATGACAGAATGCTTGCTGGGGTCATGAGCACAAAGAGGAGGTGTGAGGCCAGGTTCGGGACCCCAAGTCCTCACCATCAAATTTTCTGTGCCGGGCAGCCAGTGTGTGAACCAGGAAGGAGCCGCTCTCCTCCACCAGGCCTCGGAAGGTGGCCTCAGTCTCCCACGTCAGCCTCTGCTCTATCTCACTGGAACAGCAGGTGTACTCCTGGGGACAGATCCGGAGGTGCTCACCTGAACAGAGGAGACACAGAGGAAGGGTGGGAAGTGATGCTTgaaattccttccttctcctgccagTCTCTGGGAGCCATCCCTTCTCTTCCACCTGTCTGGTCTCTTTTCTATTGTCTGCCCCCCTCATTCACACCTGACCCTACCCCCTCCTTATTGTCGCCTCACCTATCCCAAGTCTACTGCCATTAGACAAGGGATCAAATAATGATGGGCCAAATTATTGATCAGAGGGTCCTCAGGTGACCTGCCCCAACATCGCACACCCCAGGCCTCTAAAGAATTACAGGATCGCTTCTATGAGAAGAATGGGGTTTGGAGGGATGGGGTTACTTGGTAAGCAATAAAGTATTATCAGAGAAAGAGCTCCTAGAAATAGCCAGGCGAAGAAATTGGGCTGTgaagaaagaaacacagaggGGGATGCTAATTACTAGAAAGGgattcctggggtgggggtggagtaaGAGAGCTATTCTGTGAACAGGAGAGTTATTGTGATCCTGGCAAGGAAGttcaggaggaggagaggcattATTAGTACGGGACGAAAAGATGATTATAAGGGTCACTCTGAAAGAAAGAGAGTTATCGTAAGATGGGGAGGACCCGCCTCCGCCCCCCACCCTCGTCCCCCGATACtctagtcttcctctttctcctcaccTGAGATCAGGGCGGGAGGGAGTAGGCTTAAGCTATATCCCCGGGCCCCCAGCACCTGCCGGGTCTCAGTGCAACTCCGGGTGACCTTTGCCTCGCTCCCGGGTCCAGCACCAGGACCGGGACACAGAGGCAGCAGCAGTAGCAGAAGAGATCGCAGCGCGGACATAGCTGCTGCCGCCCTGGGACAGCAAAGTGGGTcctaaggagaaaagaagagccGCCCGAACTCGGGAAGCCGGTTCTCTGCCGCGGGACCACCCAGCCGGCCAGAGAAAGAGCGCGACTTCCGAAAACTGAACACCGAGCACGATAGCTGGACCAGGCGGCATCTGCCGAAACAATGGGAGCGGGGAGCCGGACAGGGGCGGGGCGCGAGGAGGGGCCCCGCCAATGATGGAAAGGAGCCGGCCTAAGGGGCGG encodes the following:
- the GAL3ST4 gene encoding galactose-3-O-sulfotransferase 4, coding for MGPLSSTRTMRRWGPRSLGVALGVLMTIGFALQLWGGPFQRRLPGLQLQQPWAPSPGPAVPSCPPRQRLVFLKTHKSGSSSVLSLLHRYGDRHGLRFALPARYQFGYPRLFQASRVKGYRPQGGGTQPPFHILCHHMRFNLKEVLQVMPSDSFFFSIVRDPAALARSAFSYYKSTSSAFRKAPSLAAFLANPRAFYRPGARGDHYARNLLWFDFGLPIPPEMRTKRGNPQPLKDPNPPQLRVLPSGTDLRAHTQDPNALFRPAPTVADSHSQMSSPASLDLGSSSFIQWNLAWLDSVFDLVLVAEYFDESLVLLADALCWGLDDVVGFMHNAQAGGEQGGNAVSNGGLTAEDRQLTARARAWNNLDWALYVHFNHSLWARIKQYGQSRLENAVAELRARREALAKHCLVGGEALDPKYITDRRFRPFQFGSGKVLGYVLRSGLSLQDQEECERLATPELQYKDKLDAKQFPPTVSLPLKTPRPLSP
- the GPC2 gene encoding glypican-2 isoform X2, which translates into the protein MSALRSLLLLLLPLCPGPGAGPGSEAKVTRSCTETRQVLGARGYSLSLLPPALISGEHLRICPQEYTCCSSEIEQRLTWETEATFRGLVEESGSFLVHTLAARHRKFDEAFREMLSSSEHSLALLFHRSYGRLYSQYSALFSGLFSRLRDYYERSSEGLDDALVDFWAQLLERMFPLLHPQYIFSPDYLFCLTRFASSADDSLKPFGDSPRRLRLQITRALVAARAFIQGLETGRNVVSEALKVPMSDGCKRAVMRLTGCPLCRGIPSLPPCRGFCLNVAHGCLTSQGMDPDWGAYLDGLLFLAEKLQGPFSFELAAQSIGVKISEGLMYLQENSVGVSAQVFQECGSPPPAPARARRAPAPREEVGRLWTGAAAEEERPTTAAGTSLPRLVWELRERLGRLRGFWAGLPLTVCGDPRMAADISQEAAPCWTGAGRGRYLSPVVGGSLTEQLDNPELDVESSSPDLQTRRRRLQLRAATTRMRAAALGRDLELEDWDEDGSGSGEGHYADDWMAGAAAVAPPARPPRPPRRDGAGGKGGGVIVRHNQGKSRTGGTSIGFHTQPILILFLSALALLGPR
- the GPC2 gene encoding glypican-2 isoform X1, whose protein sequence is MSALRSLLLLLLPLCPGPGAGPGSEAKVTRSCTETRQVLGARGYSLSLLPPALISGEHLRICPQEYTCCSSEIEQRLTWETEATFRGLVEESGSFLVHTLAARHRKFDEAFREMLSSSEHSLALLFHRSYGRLYSQYSALFSGLFSRLRDYYERSSEGLDDALVDFWAQLLERMFPLLHPQYIFSPDYLFCLTRFASSADDSLKPFGDSPRRLRLQMRKLSLPEVEVSQPVSGRAVSHTQITRALVAARAFIQGLETGRNVVSEALKVPMSDGCKRAVMRLTGCPLCRGIPSLPPCRGFCLNVAHGCLTSQGMDPDWGAYLDGLLFLAEKLQGPFSFELAAQSIGVKISEGLMYLQENSVGVSAQVFQECGSPPPAPARARRAPAPREEVGRLWTGAAAEEERPTTAAGTSLPRLVWELRERLGRLRGFWAGLPLTVCGDPRMAADISQEAAPCWTGAGRGRYLSPVVGGSLTEQLDNPELDVESSSPDLQTRRRRLQLRAATTRMRAAALGRDLELEDWDEDGSGSGEGHYADDWMAGAAAVAPPARPPRPPRRDGAGGKGGGVIVRHNQGKSRTGGTSIGFHTQPILILFLSALALLGPR